The Candidatus Stygibacter australis genome includes a region encoding these proteins:
- a CDS encoding STAS domain-containing protein, with the protein MKPEYLCENNVCVITYRDSIDFEFCQNNPLIRKEYFSEADYFILNLKQVSFIDSAGIGNMVGIFRALDAQSKKLCLINISPNIRKVLQISEIEHVFPIFESLNDARINFLDR; encoded by the coding sequence ATGAAGCCGGAATATTTATGCGAAAATAATGTATGTGTAATCACCTACAGAGACTCAATAGATTTTGAGTTTTGTCAAAACAATCCTCTTATAAGAAAAGAGTATTTTTCTGAAGCCGATTATTTTATTCTCAACCTTAAGCAGGTATCATTTATTGATAGTGCCGGGATTGGGAACATGGTGGGAATATTCCGTGCTCTTGATGCTCAAAGCAAGAAATTATGCCTGATCAATATTTCTCCTAATATCCGCAAGGTTCTGCAGATTTCAGAAATTGAGCATGTATTCCCGATATTTGAATCACTAAATGATGCCAGAATAAATTTTCTGGACAGGTAA
- the htpG gene encoding molecular chaperone HtpG: MAEQKKGHGKLSIHTENIFPIIKKWLYSEHDIFLRELVSNSVDAMSKRTAIEPELDREQLKIEIKSDKKAKTLQIIDNGIGMTREEVKKYINQIAFSGAEEFVDKYKEKQNAIIGHFGLGFYSTFMVSDKVTIDTLSREEGAEPAYWECEGDIKFKTDIGKHKEVGTTVTLYLNSDSEEYLEDSKLRELVEKYSNFMPFPIYINKEKEPVNQKEALWNKQPKDVTDEEYKEYYKKMYHDWQDPLFWLHLNVDYPFNLKGILYFPAISNQLDINRGSVNLYCNNVFVADNLKGFIPEFMMLLKGGIDIPDIPLNVSRSFLQNDKQVQKITGYIVKKVADSLKEVFESDRKRYEGFWKDIQNFIKYGFVTDDKFLKAMKDHLIFKSTNDDWVTLQEYLDRNEQEGEEKKVYYANGTDLQVSYIEMMKQQGLEVIYSDSVIDNHVFQKLEMEESKVKFVRVDSEINDNLVEADKAEVADAQGHTSSERLQDIFDRTLNPDVEASFSKDDYAKFIKDHQEAVNTLAPHIRNENDFTYIKIFDLNPNEQDKLGAGWSELRQKAYLEVTTKVKHLKSGEIPAMIVFDEQMRRMQEMNTMFTGDGFDMLRHHTLVVNAENETVQKVLDLGDNNETEKVELVVNYLHELALLEQKQFSGKELQKFINRSNEILKLVN; the protein is encoded by the coding sequence ATATTTCCGATAATTAAGAAGTGGTTATATTCCGAGCATGATATTTTCCTGCGGGAGCTTGTTTCAAATTCCGTGGATGCGATGAGCAAACGTACCGCTATAGAGCCGGAGCTTGATAGAGAACAACTTAAGATAGAGATCAAGAGTGATAAGAAGGCAAAAACCCTTCAGATCATTGATAATGGAATAGGAATGACTCGTGAAGAGGTAAAAAAATACATCAATCAGATAGCCTTTTCCGGTGCAGAAGAATTTGTTGATAAATATAAAGAGAAACAAAATGCCATAATCGGACACTTTGGACTGGGTTTTTATTCAACTTTTATGGTATCTGATAAGGTGACCATTGATACTCTTTCCCGTGAAGAGGGAGCTGAGCCAGCTTACTGGGAATGTGAAGGAGATATCAAGTTCAAGACGGATATCGGCAAGCATAAGGAAGTTGGAACCACAGTAACGCTTTATCTGAATAGCGATAGCGAAGAATATCTGGAAGACAGCAAATTGCGTGAACTGGTGGAGAAATACAGTAATTTCATGCCATTCCCGATCTATATCAATAAGGAAAAAGAGCCGGTAAATCAGAAGGAAGCCCTGTGGAACAAGCAGCCTAAGGACGTAACCGATGAGGAATATAAGGAATATTATAAGAAGATGTATCATGACTGGCAGGATCCACTTTTCTGGCTGCATCTTAACGTAGATTATCCCTTTAACCTAAAGGGTATCCTTTATTTCCCGGCTATCAGCAATCAGCTTGATATCAATCGTGGCAGTGTGAACCTGTATTGCAATAACGTGTTTGTGGCAGATAACCTTAAGGGCTTCATTCCGGAATTCATGATGCTGCTTAAAGGTGGAATTGATATTCCTGATATCCCTTTGAATGTATCAAGGAGCTTTTTGCAGAATGATAAGCAGGTGCAAAAGATCACTGGTTATATCGTCAAGAAAGTGGCAGACAGTCTTAAGGAAGTTTTTGAGAGTGACCGCAAGCGCTATGAAGGATTTTGGAAAGATATTCAGAATTTCATTAAATATGGCTTTGTAACTGATGATAAATTCTTAAAGGCCATGAAAGATCATCTGATTTTTAAAAGCACCAATGATGACTGGGTGACTCTGCAGGAATATCTGGATCGTAATGAGCAGGAAGGTGAAGAGAAAAAAGTATATTATGCCAATGGAACAGATCTGCAGGTGAGTTATATAGAGATGATGAAACAGCAGGGACTGGAAGTGATCTATAGTGATTCAGTGATAGATAATCACGTATTCCAGAAACTGGAAATGGAAGAGAGCAAGGTAAAATTTGTTCGCGTGGACAGCGAGATCAATGATAACCTGGTGGAAGCAGACAAAGCTGAGGTAGCAGATGCCCAGGGACACACCAGCAGCGAACGCCTGCAGGACATCTTTGACCGCACGCTTAATCCCGATGTGGAAGCAAGTTTCAGTAAAGATGATTATGCTAAATTCATCAAAGATCACCAGGAAGCAGTAAACACTTTGGCTCCGCATATCCGTAATGAAAATGATTTTACCTATATTAAAATATTTGACCTGAATCCTAATGAACAGGATAAACTGGGTGCCGGCTGGTCAGAATTGCGTCAAAAAGCCTATCTGGAAGTGACAACTAAAGTGAAACATCTTAAATCAGGTGAAATCCCTGCCATGATAGTTTTTGATGAACAGATGCGCAGGATGCAGGAAATGAATACTATGTTCACTGGAGATGGTTTTGATATGCTGCGTCATCATACCCTGGTGGTTAATGCAGAAAATGAGACAGTGCAGAAAGTGCTTGATCTGGGTGATAATAATGAAACTGAAAAGGTAGAATTAGTGGTAAATTATCTGCATGAACTGGCATTACTGGAACAAAAGCAGTTCAGTGGCAAAGAATTGCAGAAATTCATCAACCGCAGTAATGAGATTTTGAAGCTGGTTAATTAA